TAAAACCACAGGTAGCTCTGTTTCCCCTGACAATCCACACCCTATATTGTTGAGCAAACTGCTTGATTTGAGGGTGCCTGATCCCTGTGGTAGTTGCAGGGAGCCCCCTTTCCAACAAGACCGGATTGGGGAGAGAAgtgcgggatggagggggaggtgTTTGGGGAATCCCTGTATCCAGTGCCCCCACCTAGCCTTCCGGCCCCATGCGTCTCTTTCTGCGCTTTGCTGGTGGCTCCTGAGCTCGGCGGGTGTGGCGCAGGTCAGCACTGAACAGCACCTGAGGGGAGTGGGGGGGACTCAGAGGGCACACTGGGCTCAGGGCCAGTGGGGCTGGCGGCAGTGTAGGGAGCTAGAAGCGCTCATGAGGGACAGGGCCAGGGCAACGAGAGTCCACTGGACTCAGGGCTGGGGGAGAAGTTGTATAGGGTCTGGGCTAGAGGAGGAAGGGACACCTAGGGACACTCACTGCTTGGGCCCAGCCAGCATAAGGTCCCCACAGGCTCCGGAAAAAGTTTCCTAAACCAGAAGTGATGAGGTGACATTAATTGGCCCCTCCAGCTCCCCACCCACAAGGGTGGGGCTTCAGGGAGAGGTGTGGGAAGTTCCCACCACCTCAGCCCACTGCCAGCCCTGACAGCCCGCTCTCTCTCCTTACCCAGTTCCTTGTTGGCTTGGGGGCTCGGACCTTTGGCCCGGGTGGTAGTGGGGTGCCAGCTGTAGTCACGCTGGGCGATCTGCCACATGTGGATGTCCACAGGCACAGCCTGGGGCTTGTCTAGGGCCATCAAGCAGATGCAGTCGGCCACCTTTGATAGATACAGAGTGAGCCACAGAGGAGGAATGGCAGGACCCAGCCAGCAACTTCCTTCTAACCCCAAAGCCAGCTGCTTCCTTCTCTATACTGAAGTTACTATTATTGTATTTtctattaataatttaaaaagcagctATGATGAGAGTGCTGGCTTTCcgcagacaagaaaactgagattcTGAAGGGTGAAGTGACTTGGCCAAAGTTACACTGCTAGGAAGAGTCATAACCAAGATTTACTGCTGGGCTGGAGTTCAGGGCCAATTAAAAATGGTTCTTTAAACAAAAACTCATTTCTAAACTACACAGaactataaaaaagaaaccaCTAAATGCCAAATTTCCAATTATCTTACTGATAGCTAACCCTGTTGATATTAAACAAAAAGTTTTATAAGTACGTATAATTTTAAGAGAAGAACAAGATGAAAAGTGGAAACATCTCATCTGTCTTCCCAAAGGAAACCATTCTTAAGTTTCCTGTAATTCCTTCCAGAAATTTCCACATACATATAGCAGTGTATATATGTACTTGAACAAATGGTTTTTCTAAAAATGCATTCAAAGTGCAATCAATGTCTTTTATACCTTTGCAGCACTCTGCATTTTCTCTAATAAAACATCTGCTGGTATCCTTTATCCTTCCCGCTCTGCCTCCAGAAGCCAAGCCCACATTCAACTCTCAGGCCTGCCTTGTCTCCAACTCTGCCACTCTCTGCATGGGTGGTAAGGCCAGCTCCTACCCCCTGGGGCCTCACCTTGGTGCCTACCCCTGGCAGGGTGCAGAGGGCCTTGTGTGCCTCCTCGTAGGGGGCCTTGCGCAGCTGCTGCAGCCAGGGAAGTCCGCCCCGTTCTTCCAGGATGGCTCGGGCACTGGCACTCACGTAACGGGCACGGTACCCCAGGCCCAACTTTCTGAGCTGAGCTTCCACCTCCggccctgggggagggtggggaggacagCAGGGGTCAAGCATTCTCAAATCCTTCCTATCCTCAGGCTAGTGTGTGAGCCTTCCACCCCATAGGAATGCTTTTCCTAAGCACCTCTCTCCCACCTCAGCACCTTCTGGGAGACCCCAGGACACTTGCATGTACAAAGGAAAGGGGTAAGGCCTGGGTTCTGCCCCTCTACAAATGTTTTCTGAGTACCTACTATGCTTTGTGCATTGGGGCAGATACTGAGAATGACTTGCTGCCCTGGAGGAACACCCCCATTGAATTCCTTAACCTTTCCAAAGGGCGTGCACAtttatgatgttaaaaaaaatagccataataatagcaacaactTCCGTTATCAAGTGCTGGGTATCACGCTGGAGCAAAGTGCTTTAGGTACATTATCACGCTTATTTTTCTCAAGGACCCTGACAACaattccccattttacagatggagaaaatgaGGGCTTAGAAGAGGTCAAATAAAAACTTGCTCAAGAAAGGACATGATGCTGGGTCACAGCGACTCTTTTCTCACTGTGTCTTTTGCTAAAATGacctttttattataaataaaagataatttggggggaaaaaaaggaacagacatGGTAGAGGTGGGATCTTGCACTGAGGTCTGGGACACCAAGCCTGTGCTCTTAACCCATAATACTACCCTACCTCATGATTATTTTATTCATCCCTCAAATCCTTCTGGATAAAAACTGTTCCATAAACAAGAGAAACTTGGAGAGTTGAATGAATTTCTGGAGGTCTTTATAACTACTGAGCTGGAAGCTGAGACCCAAGATTGGGTTTCTGAGCATCaaaaacattctcttttctctggaGGGGGCTGTCTCCTTGCTATACAGTCCCCAGGCACTTCCTCTAGCTTACTTCTCACATCTGACAACTGACATATTTGCTTCTTTAAGACGACTGCCCCACAGAGCTGCAAGGAAAAACATGTGTGTTTTTGGATACAGAATTGTTGTCAAACACTGTGCTAGGTGCAGTCTGTGTATTCCTTTAATCAACGCTCGTGACAACGCTGATAGAGGCTACTGTTATCCTATTCAGCGGATtaagaaactaaggcacagagaggctaaataatgtgctcaaggtcatacagctagaaGTCCAGTGCCAGAGCTCAGATTCAGATTCAGGCAGTCTGTCTCCTGCTGATGGGGTCCTGTTGCAGGAGTTGCACACCTGGGGACAAGAATGTGTGCTCTTAATCCCAAGCTACTGTACACTGTATATAGATGTTTTCTGATGAGCCATTGAACCCATGGGGCAAAAAGCACAGGTGCTGACATTTCAGGGACAGATAAGGAAGACGAGATATACCTGGGGCTAATCAGATGAGGCAGGGTGGTTCTGGATGAAGGCAGTGTTTGGGAAGGCATGAAGCTCTGAGATGGGAGACAGGCACCAGGGGAGTCCTGAACAAACCCTTAAAGCTGTTGGAGGGCTTGGGGGCAATCTACTCACCAGCCAGGGCCTGCAGGCTGGGGAAGCCATAGTAGGTGACATCATCAAGCTGGAGGAGCCGAGGTCCGAAGGCCTGGCAGAGCCGCTCCACCATGCCAGTGATACGGACAATGTTGTTGTTGGAGGAACAGATGAAGGAGAAAAGGCATTCAATGGGGTCCTGTTGCAGGAGTCGCACACCTGGGGACCAGAAAGCATCTGCTGTTGGGAGTGGCCTCCTCTCATCCTCAGATCCTAGGCACCAAGGCTCCAGGGGGATCCCAGGGGAATGAGAGTCAGCTTTATTAGAGATAG
The genomic region above belongs to Camelus bactrianus isolate YW-2024 breed Bactrian camel chromosome 17, ASM4877302v1, whole genome shotgun sequence and contains:
- the OGG1 gene encoding N-glycosylase/DNA lyase isoform X3: MLALSLLPGSMGHRTLASVPALWASIPCSRTELRLDLILASGQSFRWMEQSPAHWSGVLADQVWTLTQTEEQLYCTVYRGDKGRAGKPTLEELKAVRQYFQLDVNLAQLYHHWSSVDPHFQKVAQKFQGVRLLQQDPIECLFSFICSSNNNIVRITGMVERLCQAFGPRLLQLDDVTYYGFPSLQALAGPEVEAQLRKLGLGYRARYVSASARAILEERGGLPWLQQLRKAPYEEAHKALCTLPGVGTKVADCICLMALDKPQAVPVDIHMWQIAQRDYSWHPTTTRAKGPSPQANKELGNFFRSLWGPYAGWAQAVLFSADLRHTRRAQEPPAKRRKRRMGPEG
- the OGG1 gene encoding N-glycosylase/DNA lyase isoform X2, translated to MLALSLLPGSMGHRTLASVPALWASIPCSRTELRLDLILASGQSFRWMEQSPAHWSGVLADQVWTLTQTEEQLYCTVYRGDKGRAGKPTLEELKAVRQYFQLDVNLAQLYHHWSSVDPHFQKVAQKFQGVRLLQQDPIECLFSFICSSNNNIVRITGMVERLCQAFGPRLLQLDDVTYYGFPSLQALAGPEVEAQLRKLGLGYRARYVSASARAILEERGGLPWLQQLRKAPYEEAHKALCTLPGVGTKVADCICLMALDKPQAVPVDIHMWQIAQRDYSWHPTTTRAKGPSPQANKELGKERERAVRAGSGLRWWELPTPLPEAPPLWVGSWRGQLMSPHHFWFRKLFPEPVGTLCWLGPSSAVQC